A portion of the Calliphora vicina chromosome 5, idCalVici1.1, whole genome shotgun sequence genome contains these proteins:
- the gammaSnap1 gene encoding gamma-soluble NSF attachment protein, producing the protein MNTTKIAEGNELVKQAEKSMKTGLLKWRPDYDIAADCYTKAATAFRIGKSYDQSRECLMKAADCHKHNTAWFHAAKCYEQVILICKETNNLLQVEEFACRASQLYQQHGSPESAASALDKASKVVEQKHPEIALRFYQRALEISMIEDSTRSAAEYASKVSRILVKLQMFDQAADALRREIGINQQTESYGHIGRLAVVLVMVQLARGDQVAAEKAFKEWGNCCDPQEVQTLEMLLQAYDDEDPETAERALNSPFIKHMDVEYAKLARQIPLPQGILSSSKTGVVKNAAASYTSPNLDISNSDAAGAGADAKNDEDDDDEGGLC; encoded by the exons CATGAAAACAGGCCTACTTAAATGGCGTCCAGATTATGATATTGCTGCAGATTGTTATACTAAAGCAG CAACCGCATTCCGAATAGGCAAATCGTATGATCAAAGCAGAGAATGTCTTATGAAAGCAGCCGATTGTCATAAACATAATACAGCTTGGTTCCATGCAGCCAAATGTTACGAACAA gtaattttaatttgtaaagaaacaaataatttgttgcaAGTTGAAGAATTTGCCTGTAGAGCCAGTCAGTTGTATCAGCAACATGGCTCTCCAGAATCGGCCGCATCCGCTTTGGACAAGGCTTCCAAAGTTGTTGAACAAAAACATCCCGAGATTGCACTACGTTTCTATCAACGAGCATTGGAAATAAGTATG ATTGAGGACTCGACACGTTCTGCAGCAGAATATGCTTCCAAAGTATCACGTATTTTGGTTAAATTACAAAT gTTTGATCAGGCCGCTGATGCTTTAAGGCGTGAGATTGGTATAAATCAACAAACAGAATCGTATGGTCACATTGGCAGACTGGCTGTTGTTTTAGTGATGGTGCAATTGGCAAGAGGTGATCAGGTGGCTGCTGAAAAGGCATTTAAGGAGTGGGGCAATTGTTGTGATCCCCAGGAAGTCCAAACATTAGAAATGTTGCTGCAAGCATATGATGACGAGGATCCTGAAACTGCTGAAAGGGCATTGAATTCTCCATTCATAAAACATATGGATGTGGAGTACGCAAAGCTAGCACGACAAATTCCTTTGCCCCAAGGCATATTATCATCCTCAAAAACAGGTGTTGTTAAAAATGCAGCAGCTTCCTATACGTCACCAAATTTGGAT ATATCGAATTCTGATGCTGCTGGTGCTGGTGCTGATGCTAAAAATgacgaagatgatgatgatgaaggtggactttgttaa